The region CTACGACGATGATCTGGGTCTGGAGTTTGCCACGGCGCTATTTGATGGCTTGCTCCAGTGTAATAATCGCTGTCCCTTCTGCTTTATCGATCAGCAACCACCTGGCAAGCGCGACAGCCTTTACCTGAAAGACGATGACTACCGCTTGAGCTTCCTCTACGGCAGTTACCTGACTCTGACAAATTTGACCCAGCGCGAGTGGACTCGGATTGAGCAAATGCGATTGTCGCCACTTTATGTTTCTGTTCACGCTACCGAACCAGATATTCGCACTCGTTTACTCAAAAACCCCCGTGCTGGGCAACTGCTGAATCACCTGCAATGGTTTCAGGAGCGGCAACTGCAAATCCATGCCCAGGTCGTTGTTTGTCCTGGGATTAACGATGGTGAGCATTTAATCCGAACGCTGATGGATTTATCGCAGTTTCATCGGGCAGATATTCCTGCTGTCGCTTCCGTTGCGGTCGTGCCCGTGGGCTTGACGCGGTTTCGCCCAACGGAGGATGAGCTAGTGCCGGTAACACGGGAAAAAGCGCAGGAAGTGATTGCTCAAGTGCAGACCCTTCAGGCAAAATTTCGGCAGCAGTTTGGCTCTACCCTGGCTTGGTTAGCCGATGAGTGGTTTTTGATTGCAGGGCAAGACTTACCACCCGACTCCCACTATGAAGACTATCCCCAAATTGGCAATGGGGTTGGCTCTATCCGCCAATTCCTGAAAGAATTTCAGAAGGCGGCGAAAAAGCTACCGAAGAAATTGGCAGTTCCGCGCCGCTATACTTGGATTGTTGGCAATGCAGTTGAACAGGCATTTCAACCTATTTTGCAGCGGTTAAACCAGGTGCAGGGGTTGACAGTGGAGATGGTTGCGATCGCCAGTCAATATTGGGGACAGGAAATTTCTGTCACAGGCTTAATCACTGGACAGGATATTCTCCAGGCATTGCAAGGAAAGGACGTAGGTGATGCCATTCTGATTCCATCAGTGATGCTCAAACACGATGCCCCCACCTTTCTCGACGATATGACTACAAGGGATCTGGCAGCTAAATTGAACGCGATCGTTTTACCTGTAGACGGGATTGACGCACTAATCCAGCTAATCCGTAGTCAGGCGAAGTAAGGCAAAACTACCCCCACGTATGCAGCCTCTTGGTTTATCCTGAAGATGGGATTACTTTGCAGAACTTTACACTTTTTTCTGTGACAAGGCTCTTATGAGATGCATCATCAATCGCCGCGCTCAGTTTTCTGCCAGTCATCGCTACTGGTTACCAGAACTGACTGAAGCTGAAAATATTGCGCGATTTGGTGCCTGCACCCGTGCTCCTGGACATGGTCATAACTATGTTCTGTATGTGTCGATGTTGGGAGATTTGGATGAATACGGCATGGTGCTCAACCTGTCTGACGTGAAGCGCGTCATCAAGCAGGAAGTCACAAGCCAACTCGATTTCTCCTATCTCAACGACGTGTGGGAAGAATTTCAGCACACCCTCCCCACCACCGAGGCGATCGCTCGTGCTATCTGGAACCGTTTGGCTCCGCACCTGCCGCTCACCCGCATTCAGCTTTTTGAACATCCCGAACTCTGGGCAGACTACTACGGAAACAATATGGAAGCTTACCTCACTATCAGTACCCATTTCAGCGCTGCCCATCGGCTCGCCCGGCCTGACCTGAGCTACGAAGAAAACTGTGAAATCTATGGCAAGTGCGCCCGTCCTAACGGTCACGGGCACAACTATCACCTGGAAGTGACAATTAAAGGTGAAATCGATTCACGCACGGGTATGGTCGCTGACCTGGTTGCGTTCCAAAGAATAGTTGATGACTTGGTTGTAGAGCCGTTTGACCACACCTTTTTGAACAAAGACATCGCTTACTTTGTGGACGTTGTGCCCACTGCAGAAAATATCGCGATTCACATTCGGGATCTGCTGCAAGCACCGATTCAACAAATTGGTGCCCAGTTATATAAGGTGAAGTTGATTGAAAGTCCTAACAATTCCTGCGAAGTGTATTGTGAGACGCCTCAAGAAGCGATCGCTCTCTCAACCCAGCGTGAATTGGCCCTGGCAGAAGCATAGATAAGAGGAGTGTCAGAAGGTGAAGCAGCTAAGGGTGTGGAAGAGTCTGTGAGTGAGTAAGTGAAAAATTTCATCTCAACCCTTGTGTGTTTTGGGAAGCTGCCTTAGACTTGGGTGCTGATTAGGCATTCGTGCCTGTGAGTGTCCCAGTTTCTTCGTTAACTCGTGAACATCCGCCGACTCCTCCCCTTTTTCGACACCACTGCCCAAGATTGGGCAATGGAAGCTAGAATCCTACGCTGGCTTACGTTTGTCTGGTTGTTCATTGGCTTAGCGATGGTTTTTTCGGCCTCCTACGTGATTGCAGATGCAGATCACGGTGATGGTTTGTACTACTTCAAGCTACAAATTTTCTGGGTTCTGGTGGGGCTAATCGGTTTCAACCTACTGGTACATAGCCCTATTCGGTTTATTTTGGGTTTTGCCGATTGGATTCTGCTTGGCATTCTTGCCATGATCCTTGTGACGTTGATTCCGGGGGTCGGCATTTTAGTCAATGGCTCCTCACGATGGCTGTTTATTGGACCGATTCCGCTGCAACCCTCTGAACTGATCAAGCCATTTCTAGTACTCCAAAGTGCTCGCATTTTTGCTCAGTGGGATCGGTTACGTTGGGCGACGCGCTTTACTTGGTTGGGCGTATTTGGTCTTGTAGTTGCTAGCATTTTGCTGCAACCTAATTTAAGTACAGCAGCACTTTGCGGCATTATGCTATGGCTGATTGCATTAAGTGCTGGGCTGCCTTATGCCCAATTGGGGGCAACAGCATTAGCAGGGTTTCTGGTGGCAGCACTTAGTGTTAGCTTGCGGTCTTATCAACTTAAGCGCATTTTGTCTTTTCTTAATGCCTGGGCAGATCCTCATGGTAATGGGTATCAGTTGATTCAGAGTTTGTTGGCGGTAGCATCGGGTGGATGGTTGGGAACAGGCTTTGGGCTATCTCAACAAAAGCTGTTTTATCTGCCAATTCAGTACACAGACTTTATTTTTGCTGTGTATGCTGAGGAGTTTGGGTTTGTGGGCTGTTTAGTGCTGCTGTTGCTGTTAGCGGTGTATGCCACGCTGGCATTGAGAGTTGCGTTAAGGGCGCGAAATTCAGTTCATCGGTTGGTGGCGATCGGGATCATGGTGCTGTTGATTGGGCAATCGTTGCTGAATATCGGGGTCGCTACTGGAGTTTTACCCACAACAGGTTTACCATTTCCGTTCATGAGCTATGGCGGCAGCTCCATGATTTCGAGTTTACTTTCGGCTGGATTGTTGATTCGTGTGGCGCGGGAAAGCAGCGAGGCGAAAGTTGTGCAATTGGACGATCGCCGGAGAACCAGTGCCATAATGCCCAATTTGCGGCGATCGTCCAATCAAAGCCGTTCATTTCCCCGTCGTGCCACCTAAGCTGATTAAGATAGAGAAAATGACTGTGTGCGATCGTGCCTCTATCTGGAATGTTTGACACTCTACAAACTCAGTTTTATCAACTCGCCCAATTTGCGAATCACCTGGTTTCAATCCAGTTGAGCCATTTGACCCCAATCAGCATTGGGATCATTTTCCTCGCAGGACTACTCACCAGCCTGACGCCCTGTATGCTTTCTATGCTGCCCATCACAATTGGCTATATTGGCGGCTATGAAACGAAGACCCGCCTGCAAGCGGCGATTCAATCCACCTGGTTTGCTTTAGGTTTGGCAACCACCCTGGCAGCATTGGGCATCTTAGCTGCAGTCGTGGGAAAAATTTATGGGCAAATTGGCATTGGTTTGCCGGTTATTGTCAGTCTGATTGCTATTCTTATGGGGCTAAACTTGCTGGAAGCACTGCCAATTCGGCTTCCCTCCTATGGTGGGTTGGATTGGATTTCTAAAGAATTGCCAGAGGGCACGAGATCCTACTTACTGGGCTTAACTTTTGGCTTAGTAGCATCGCCTTGCAGCACTCCGGTACTGGCGACTTTGCTGGCATGGATTTCTGCAACTCAAGATCCTGTTTTGGGTGGTGCATTGCTCTTGTTGTACACCGCTGGATATGTGGTACCGCTGATTCTGGCAGGCACTTTCACTGCATTGATCAAAAAAATGCTGGAAGTTCGCCGCTGGTCAGGATGGATTACACCAGCAAGTGGGGTGCTACTGATTGGATTTGGGTTGTTCTCGTTGCTGTCAAGAGTTGGTAGTTTTTGAGCAGGGGAAAGCAACAAAGCATGACGGCAAACCGTGAATTGGATTCAAAGTTAGTTAAGCTTGGCAGAATGCCTCAAGTCTTTTTCAAGCGGGAAGTGATTCCCTTTCTGGCAGATTTGCGTCTGGCGATTGCGTTGCTGCTCGTCATAGCTGTGTTTAGCATCTCCGGTACGGTCATTGAGCAGGGGCAGTCTTTGGCGTTTTATCAGGCAAATTATCCAGAAAGTCCAGCGCTATTTGGGTTTCTCACCTGGAAAGTATTGCTGACTTTGGGGCTAGATCACGTGTATCGCACTTGGTGGTTTTTGGCGCTTCTCATCTTGTTTGGTTCTAGCCTGACAGCTTGTACCTTCAAACGGCAACTTCCAGCATTGCGGTGGTTCTCTCGTACCTGGAACTTTTATACTCAACCCCGTCAGTTCCAAAAATTTGCCCTCAGTGCCGAATTTGATCGCAGCTCAATTGAGCAACTGATTCCATTGTTGCAACAACGACGTTACCGTGTGTTTCAGCAGGGAGATTCACTCTATGCCCACAAAGGAATTATTGGGCGTGTCGGGCCAATTATTGTGCATGTTGGCATCCTGGTTATTCTATTGGGCGGAATTGCTGGAGCGATGACGGGCTTCATGGCACAAGAAATGATCCCTAGTGGGCAAACCTTTCAAATCAAAAATATTACGGACGCTGGTCCGTTTGCTGCACCACAAATTCCTAAAGATTGGTCAGTGAAGGTCAACCGCTTCTGGATTGACTATCTCCCAGATGGCAATATTGACCAGTTTTATTCCGATATGTCGGTGCTGGATAAGGATGGCAAGGAAGTCAAACGCAAAACGATTCATGTAAATGAGCCGCTGCGTTATCGAGGTGTGACATTGTATCAGGCGAACTGGGCGATCGCGGGTATTCAAGTACGACTCAATAACAGTCCTATCTTTCAATTGCCGATGGCGGAACTGGATACAGGTGGAAAAGGACAACTTTGGGGCACCTGGATGCCCACTAAGCCCGATCTGAGTGATGGCGTTTCGCTGGTTGCCAAAGATTTACAGGGTATGGTGCTGGTGTATGACATGACTGGCAAACTGGTTTCTACCGTCCGTGCTGGCATGTCTACAGAAGTCAATGGTATTACTCTGAAAGTGTTGGATTTAATCGGCAGTACAGGCTTACAGATTAAATCTGATCCGGGGATTCCTATTGTGTATGGGGGCTTCGCCTTGCTGATGCTGGGTGTGCTCATGAGTTATGTGTCTCATTCTCAAATCTGGGCATTGCAACAGGATGGAAACTGCTACATTGGTGGTAAAACAAACCGTGCCCAAGTGACATTTGAGCAAGAGATGCTTAGCTTATTCGACCAATTAGACCAGCAAAGGGCAAAAGAAGCTGCGATCGCGGTATAGATTTTGTCCAATCAGCATCCTAAAAATTTTGGCAGAGTTATCTTTCAAGTAAGCACAATACAATCCGATCTTGTAGCCTTAACTAATCTGCCAATGCCATGACAGACCTTCACTCGTCTGCCCCAACTGATTTTGAAAGTCTCCCACGGGAGATTCGGGTTGCTCAGGTACGTTGCATGGTTGAGGCACTGAGAATTGCTGATGAAATTGCTGAAAAGGGCTATTTAATCACCAGCGCCGAGCTAGCCGACTTGATGGACATCAACGCCAGCGCCGTAACGAGTCGAGGAGATCATTGGGTTTGGCGAAACTGGGTTGTTTCCAGAGTCAGGCGAGAAGGCAACCAAATCCTTTGGCAATTAGAGCGTGTGGACTGAAAAGCCCATCCCAGCCAAATATTTTCATGTTCAACCCAATTCCCTGGGGCGCATAAGGATAATGCTTCCCAGAGCATTGCTACGAATCGTCAAACTCCGTTCTTAAAGTTCTGAGGGCCCTTATAGCCTGAAATTCTTGCCAACTCAGTCAAGCTTTGAGTTCCAGGATAAAACCTGCCATTAATTTCCCAGGTTGGGAAACCAAACGCCTGTCCTGTTTGCTGTTGAGCTTTGGGTGCAATCTGCTCACACAAGGCTGTTTGAGAATTTTTCCCATCGGCAGCACACTCGATATAAGGGTAAATCTGAGCAGCTTCTTTGCCGAATAGCTCTTTTTGGTCGTGGCAATGGGGACACCAGTAAGCTCCATACATCTTTGCCCCAATTTGTTTCAGATGTTTGGCTAACTCAATTTCAGCAGTACCTGACGTATTCGCAACTAGAATACCTGTGTTACCATTTGCCACTTGTTGATTGGCAGCACTATTGACCGGGGCATAAATTGCTAAGGTGCCAACTAGTGTAATCACAGCGACGATCGCACCCGTGAATAGCAATTGACCCACATCATCCCAATCGCGCCCAATCAACGTTAGCACCAGCATGGAAACTGCGAAGATCGCCGAAGCAATGCAGTAATAGCAGATGCCACCTGCTCCGAACTTAGAGACAAACTGGGAAAACATAACGTACATCAGGTAGCCGCTAAAAATAGTCATTGCTGTTGCACCAAAGAACAGCAGCCACCAGGTTGTTTTTTCCAGGCTTGTACGAAGTGGGCGATTTTTATCAGCATTGATCAGCAGTGGGCCCAGTGCAAATACTGCCATTGCTAGGTATGCCAGCAAACCGAACAACGAGAGCGGTAAGCCAAAAACTGTCGCGTAAGGACTTTCCAACACTCGTTCACAACCACTAGTGGGACACACAGCAGCCGTTTGTGTCAGCTTGTTAATAGTCAGATAGGCAGTGTTAGCAGCCCCCAATACTGCGATCGCCCCCATGATTGGACGTGCCCAACGGTGAATCCATGGGACATTGCGACGACGACTGACAAGACTAGACATACAACAATCCCTTACACACAACAGGATCTTCTCAGATTGAGGAAATCATGTTCCATTGTGCCCCATCTAATCCAAGGATTGCAGATCTTCGGATTGGGATTTTGACAAATCTTACTTCTCTATCAGTAAACCCAGTTTTGCCTGCACCGCTGGCTCAAAACTTGCGAGAACCTTTGTAATTCGACGCTTCTGCTAATTCTTCAAACGACTGTACACCAGGATAAAATTTGCCATTAATTTCCCAGGTTGGATAACCCTTGATTTTTGCAGTCTGGCACAGATTCGGTCTCGGATTCTTACCACGGGGATCGCATTCCACATAGTCAATATCCCGAAACGCTGCACCAAACATTTCTATCTGCCGAGTGCAATAGGGACACCAGTAGGCACCGTACATTCTTGCGCCAATTTTCTTGAGATGATCTGCCAAGGCGGCAATTGAACTGCCATCTGCCACTTTCAGCGTGATGGCAGTAGATTTTGCAGGATGATTGGTCTGTTTAGCCTGTGATGCTCTGGCGGAAGGGCTGAAATTTATGCTTGTCAGCGCGATCGCCCCAATTACCAGAAACGGAACTTGCCAAACCCTCTGGATCAATCGGCTCATTATGTTGGATTTCTGTGACATTAAGAAGAAAGACTAACAGATGACTTGGACTGTAACTCGGTTTTAGCAGCAACACTACGGCGAGCTGCTTCAACAAATCGGCTCACCCGAATTGGGTCAATCGGCTGATCCCGACGCCCATGTCGCTTCAGTGAACTACACGTGATTACCCCATCTACTGCCTGCATCAAAGTTGAGATATTTTCCCAATTTGCACCGCTGCCGATGAAAACTGGAGTTCCGTCAGCCGCTGCTTTTGCCAATTCTAAATCTTCCAAACTGGGAGGGCTACCCGTTGCCCAACCTGACAAAATTATCGCGTCCGCTAATCCACGCTCAATCGTGTCTTGTACGGCAACGGTTAAATTAGGCGCGCTGAGGGGGCGAGCATGTTTCACCAACACATCTGCAAAAATCTTGACATCACTGCCTAGTTCTCGGCGGTAGCGCAAAAGCTCATGGGCACGCCCTTCGATCAATCCTTGATCTGTTGCCATTACACCAGTTAAGACATTAACTCGGATAAATTGTGCCTGGGTGCAGGTGGCGATCGCCAGAGCACTATGAGCATCGTTTCGCAAAACATTGATCCCAATCGGCAAGGTGACCATATTCATCAACCGGTGGACGATCAAACTCATCGCACTCACAACTGCTGGATTCACCTGATCTTTAGCAAACGGTGCATCAAAGAAATTTTCGACGATGATCCCATCCACGCCACCTGAAGCAAGCGCTACCGCCTCTTGCTCAGCACGATCAATAACGGCCCTTAAGTTACCACCCCAACGAGGGGATGTCGGCAGAGGTAGCAGGTGTACAACGCCAATCACTGGGTTTGGGGTCTTAAAAATCTGGATTAAGTCCACGTGTCTCTCAAGCCGGACTCATCTGCTAAATGTGCAACAGTTCAAATCATAGCGTCATTAGGGTATCCGGAGTCTCATCAATTCAATCGCCATTTTTTCTTCCTGGATCAAAACCTTTTTGTAAAATATCGTAATAATCTGGATTATGCGCTACTATAGTCAAAGACAGTATCTGGGCGATTGCATTAGGCAGCAGTCATAGCAGGTTTCTGCTACTGGGTTTAAGGAGCGGGGATGAATCCGTCGCACTCGTGATCGCTACAGCTTGACGAAGACAGTCCTTTAGCGAGTGACATATTAGGGATACATGGGCAATAAGCCAACCATTGCCATCTCTCATCTTGGATGCGAGAAGAATCGGATTGACACAGAGCATATGCTGGGCTTGCTAGCAGAGGCAGGTTACGGAGTTGATGCAAACGAAGAGCTTGCTGATTATGTAATTGTTAATACCTGTAGTTTTATTCAGGCTGCACGTGAGGAGTCCGTTCGCACTTTGGTTGAACTGGCAGAAAATAACAAGAAAATCGTGATCACAGGCTGCATGGCGCAGCATTTTCAGGATGAGTTGTTGCAAGAAATTCCGGAGGCGGTAGCTTTAGTCGGCACAGGTGACTATCACAAGATAGTGAATGTGATTGAGCGAGCCGAAGCAGGAGAGCGGGTAAAGGAGGTTTCTCCAGAACCTGTGTATATTGCGGATGAAACTACCCCCCGGTATCGCACGACTACTGAAGGGGTTGCCTACTTGCGAATCGCCGAAGGCTGTGACTATCACTGTGCTTTTTGCATCATTCCGCATCTGCGCGGCAAGCAGCGATCGCGCAGGATTGAGTCTATCGTGAGAGAAGCGGAGCAGTTAGCGGCTGAGGGTGTTCAAGAAATTATCCTGATCTCTCAGATCACGACCAACTATGGGATTGATATTTATGGCAAACCGCAGCTTGCAAAACTTCTGCGTGCTCTGGGTAAAGTCGATGTTCCGTGGATTCGCATGCATTATGCCTATCCCACTGGATTAACCCCAGATGTGATCTCGGCTATTCGCGAAACTCCCAATGTTCTGCCTTATTTGGATTTGCCTCTACAGCACTCCCACCCGGAAGTATTGCGGGCAATGAACCGTCCTTGGCAGGGGCAGGTCAACGATCGCATTATTGAACGGTTGAAGGAAGCCATTCCTGATGCAGTGCTGCGAACCACCTTCATTGTGGGATTTCCAGGCGAAACAGAGGAACAGTTTGAGCATCTACTTCAGTTTGTGCAGCGGCATGAGTTTGATCATGTGGGTGTGTTTACCTTCTCACCAGAAGAAGGAACCCCAGCCTACACCTTACCCAATCAGGTATCTGACGTTGTGATGGAGGCTCGCAGAGATGCGTTGATGCAAGTGCAACAACCAATTTCCTTCAATCAGAATCGCAAAGAAATTGGCAGGGTTGTCAATGTGTTGATTGAGCAAGAAAACCCTGCGACAGGTGAATTGATTGGTCGTTCTGCTCGCTTTTCCCCTGATGTTGATGGACTCGTGTATGTCTCTGGCGAAGCCCGGTTAGGGTCGATGGTTTCCGTTGTGATTGATGATGCTGATGTTTATGACCTGTATGGACACGTTGCTACCATGACAGACTTGTTAGAGGGTCAACTCATGTCTGTGCCATAAGTAACCAACTGTGATCGCTGGCTGCTGTAATCAGGTCTTTTTCTGATTCGTAAATTTTTGAGTGCTTTTCACTCCCGTTCTATTTAAGGAGATTCAATGACTCTTTCGTTTCATAGTCTTGGACTTTCGGAAGCTCGCAGTCGTTACTTGGAAGAGATGGGCTTCACGACTCCAACCCCAATTCAGGCACAGGCGATCCCGCATTTACTATCGGGACGCGATGTGGTTGGACAGGCGCAAACGGGGACTGGTAAAACTGCTGCTTTCTCGTTGCCTATTATGGAGCGGATCGATGTTAAGTCGTCTGCTGTCCAAGCCCTGATTTTGACTCCCACTCGCGAGTTGGCATTGCAGGTATGTCAGGCAATTCGCAGCTTTAACGACGATCGCCGTTTCCGTGTTGTCACGATTTATGGTGGGCAGGCAATTGAACCACAAATTTCTCGGCTTCAGCGGGGTGCTCAGGTGGTAGTAGGCACACCAGGTCGAGTTCTGGATTTGCTCAACCGAGGTGACCTGAAGCTGGATCAGGTCAACTGGCTGGTGCTGGATGAAGCGGATGAAATGCTGAATATGGGTTTCATTCAAGATGTGGAAAAAATCCTCAATCAGGCACCTACAGAGCGCCAGACGGCCTTTTTCTCCGCCACGATGGATCCATCTATTCGGAAGTTAGTTACGAAGTTTTTGCGATCGCCTGTGACGATTACCATCGAGCAGCCCAAAGCTGCACCCACCCGAATTAATCAGGTTGCTTATCTGGTACCCCGTGGCTGGACGAAAGCCCGTGCTTTACTGCCTATCCTAGAGTTGGAAGATCCTGAATCTGCGATCATTTTTGTGCGGACTCGCAAATCGGCTGCTGAATTGACGAGTCAATTGCAAGCGGCTGGTCATAGTGTGGATGAATACCATGGTGATTTGAGCCAGACTCAACGCGAGCGTTTGTTGCTTCGATTCCGTCAGCGTCAGGTTCGTTGGGTCGTGGCAACTGATATTGCTGCCCGAGGCATTCACGTTGATGACCTGACTCACGTAATTAACTATGATCTGCCCGATAGTGTGGAAAATTATGTGCATCGCATTGGGCGAACCGGTCGTGCTGGGAAAGAGGGAACCGCCATTTCAATCATCCATTCTCTGGATCGACGCAAACTGAAGGATATTGAGAATCACATTCGGCAGCGACTGGAGATTGTGTCTATTCCCACTCGTGCTCAGATCGAAGCTCGCCAGATTGATAAACTGCAGGCATCTTTGCGAGAAGCACTGGCGGGTGAACGAATGGCCTCTTTCTTGCCGATTGTGGCGCAACTCTCGGAAGAATACGAACCACACGCGATCGCAGCAGCAGCATTGCAGATGGCATATGATCAAACCCGTCCTGCCTGGTTGCGTGCTGCTCAAGAATCAGGTGAGCAGTGGGAAGATCCTGCGCCTCAAACCAACTCCTTTACTCAAACCAACTCCTCTAACTCCTTAAGAGGCAATCGCTCTGGTGCCAAGCCGAAGCCAATTAAGCGGAGCAAGCCCATATCAGTTGGCGATCGCCAGGCAGCCGTGACTTCTACCAAGCCCTCAAATGGGGAAGCATCTCCTGCGAAAGAGCGGTAGGTGTGAGTTGATTTCTAACTAATAGCACTGACTATTAGCATGTGATGGCACCTTTTGACAGGTGCCTTTCTGTTAGGGATGACTAGGAATCAAACCAAATCCTGGCTTTCCAGAGCCAAGATTAAACCTCGATTGGTTGGTCGCTATTGCACTCCGATGTATCAGCGACGAGATGCTGAATCTGTTTATTGGGAGTATTGGGAGTCTGTGTTGCCAGAAGCCCAGCGGAGGTATTTCACTGAATCCAGTTAAACTTTTGTGCGATCAGTCAAAATCTCGTAGCCAGTTTCCGTGACTAAAACGGTGTGCTCAAACTGGGCAGAAAGCGAATTATCTACGGTGACCGCTGTCCAGCGATCGCTCAAAATTCGAGTCACCTTCGATCCCGCATTCACAATTGGTTCGATCGCTAAAGTCATGCCAGCTCGTAATCGAACGTTTGGCATTGAATGGGTGCGGAAGTTGAATACAGATGGTTCCTCGTGCAAGTTGCGCCCGACTCCATGCCCTGTAAAGTCTTCAACAACGCTGAATCC is a window of Leptolyngbyaceae cyanobacterium JSC-12 DNA encoding:
- a CDS encoding putative FeS-containing Cyanobacterial-specific oxidoreductase (IMG reference gene:2510096470~PFAM: Protein of unknown function (DUF512)~TIGRFAM: putative FeS-containing Cyanobacterial-specific oxidoreductase), whose amino-acid sequence is MSEESIQPALITAVEPDSIAAEIGFEAGDRLVAINGQRPRDLIDYRFLCADEVLQLEVLDAKGKTHHVEIEKDYDDDLGLEFATALFDGLLQCNNRCPFCFIDQQPPGKRDSLYLKDDDYRLSFLYGSYLTLTNLTQREWTRIEQMRLSPLYVSVHATEPDIRTRLLKNPRAGQLLNHLQWFQERQLQIHAQVVVCPGINDGEHLIRTLMDLSQFHRADIPAVASVAVVPVGLTRFRPTEDELVPVTREKAQEVIAQVQTLQAKFRQQFGSTLAWLADEWFLIAGQDLPPDSHYEDYPQIGNGVGSIRQFLKEFQKAAKKLPKKLAVPRRYTWIVGNAVEQAFQPILQRLNQVQGLTVEMVAIASQYWGQEISVTGLITGQDILQALQGKDVGDAILIPSVMLKHDAPTFLDDMTTRDLAAKLNAIVLPVDGIDALIQLIRSQAK
- a CDS encoding 6-pyruvoyl-tetrahydropterin synthase (IMG reference gene:2510096471~PFAM: 6-pyruvoyl tetrahydropterin synthase~TIGRFAM: 6-pyruvoyl tetrahydropterin synthase/QueD family protein); amino-acid sequence: MRCIINRRAQFSASHRYWLPELTEAENIARFGACTRAPGHGHNYVLYVSMLGDLDEYGMVLNLSDVKRVIKQEVTSQLDFSYLNDVWEEFQHTLPTTEAIARAIWNRLAPHLPLTRIQLFEHPELWADYYGNNMEAYLTISTHFSAAHRLARPDLSYEENCEIYGKCARPNGHGHNYHLEVTIKGEIDSRTGMVADLVAFQRIVDDLVVEPFDHTFLNKDIAYFVDVVPTAENIAIHIRDLLQAPIQQIGAQLYKVKLIESPNNSCEVYCETPQEAIALSTQRELALAEA
- a CDS encoding bacterial cell division membrane protein (IMG reference gene:2510096472~PFAM: Cell cycle protein~TIGRFAM: cell division protein FtsW); amino-acid sequence: MNIRRLLPFFDTTAQDWAMEARILRWLTFVWLFIGLAMVFSASYVIADADHGDGLYYFKLQIFWVLVGLIGFNLLVHSPIRFILGFADWILLGILAMILVTLIPGVGILVNGSSRWLFIGPIPLQPSELIKPFLVLQSARIFAQWDRLRWATRFTWLGVFGLVVASILLQPNLSTAALCGIMLWLIALSAGLPYAQLGATALAGFLVAALSVSLRSYQLKRILSFLNAWADPHGNGYQLIQSLLAVASGGWLGTGFGLSQQKLFYLPIQYTDFIFAVYAEEFGFVGCLVLLLLLAVYATLALRVALRARNSVHRLVAIGIMVLLIGQSLLNIGVATGVLPTTGLPFPFMSYGGSSMISSLLSAGLLIRVARESSEAKVVQLDDRRRTSAIMPNLRRSSNQSRSFPRRAT
- a CDS encoding cytochrome c biogenesis protein (IMG reference gene:2510096473~PFAM: Cytochrome C biogenesis protein transmembrane region), with translation MFDTLQTQFYQLAQFANHLVSIQLSHLTPISIGIIFLAGLLTSLTPCMLSMLPITIGYIGGYETKTRLQAAIQSTWFALGLATTLAALGILAAVVGKIYGQIGIGLPVIVSLIAILMGLNLLEALPIRLPSYGGLDWISKELPEGTRSYLLGLTFGLVASPCSTPVLATLLAWISATQDPVLGGALLLLYTAGYVVPLILAGTFTALIKKMLEVRRWSGWITPASGVLLIGFGLFSLLSRVGSF
- a CDS encoding ResB protein required for cytochrome c biosynthesis (IMG reference gene:2510096474~PFAM: ResB-like family) yields the protein MTANRELDSKLVKLGRMPQVFFKREVIPFLADLRLAIALLLVIAVFSISGTVIEQGQSLAFYQANYPESPALFGFLTWKVLLTLGLDHVYRTWWFLALLILFGSSLTACTFKRQLPALRWFSRTWNFYTQPRQFQKFALSAEFDRSSIEQLIPLLQQRRYRVFQQGDSLYAHKGIIGRVGPIIVHVGILVILLGGIAGAMTGFMAQEMIPSGQTFQIKNITDAGPFAAPQIPKDWSVKVNRFWIDYLPDGNIDQFYSDMSVLDKDGKEVKRKTIHVNEPLRYRGVTLYQANWAIAGIQVRLNNSPIFQLPMAELDTGGKGQLWGTWMPTKPDLSDGVSLVAKDLQGMVLVYDMTGKLVSTVRAGMSTEVNGITLKVLDLIGSTGLQIKSDPGIPIVYGGFALLMLGVLMSYVSHSQIWALQQDGNCYIGGKTNRAQVTFEQEMLSLFDQLDQQRAKEAAIAV
- a CDS encoding hypothetical protein (IMG reference gene:2510096475), with protein sequence MTDLHSSAPTDFESLPREIRVAQVRCMVEALRIADEIAEKGYLITSAELADLMDINASAVTSRGDHWVWRNWVVSRVRREGNQILWQLERVD
- a CDS encoding putative membrane protein (IMG reference gene:2510096476~PFAM: Vitamin K epoxide reductase family); this encodes MSSLVSRRRNVPWIHRWARPIMGAIAVLGAANTAYLTINKLTQTAAVCPTSGCERVLESPYATVFGLPLSLFGLLAYLAMAVFALGPLLINADKNRPLRTSLEKTTWWLLFFGATAMTIFSGYLMYVMFSQFVSKFGAGGICYYCIASAIFAVSMLVLTLIGRDWDDVGQLLFTGAIVAVITLVGTLAIYAPVNSAANQQVANGNTGILVANTSGTAEIELAKHLKQIGAKMYGAYWCPHCHDQKELFGKEAAQIYPYIECAADGKNSQTALCEQIAPKAQQQTGQAFGFPTWEINGRFYPGTQSLTELARISGYKGPQNFKNGV